The stretch of DNA ATCGATGTCGGCCAGGCGGATGCGCTTATGGTCGAACTGGTCCGGGTTGTCGAACCAGGGCGCATTGTCCATCGTCACCTTCGCGCCGAACCGGCCATACCCGAGATTGGGCCAGTAGCAGACTTCACCATTACGGATGCGGACGATGTCGGTGAGGCCGTCGCCGGAAAGGTCGGCCAAGTAAATGGATTGCGTGCCGTCGGCAAAGACGATGCGCGGCCCTTTTTCCTCATCCAACTCCTGGGCGACTCGCTTGGCAGGACCAAACCCGTCCTCTCCGAGCGACGAATGCCAGACCAGCGCCTCGTTCTCGGTGATCAGCACATCGGCATGGCCGTCGCCATCGAGATCCACGAACTTGAGATTGGGATCGCGCATGTCGCGGGTGAGCCGCGATGTGAATGGCCGGAACTGATCCCATCCCTCCGCTTCGTCATGTTCATGGAGGCCTGGCATGGGCCCATCCAACATCACAAGGTCGGGCTGGCCATCGCCGGCGAGATCCATGAACTGCGCGCCACCACTGAGGGTTAGATTGGGTTTGAGGGCGACGGTTTCGAGCGCCGAGAATTTCGCCCTCACGACTTCGCTGCCGCCCGGCAACTTGTCGGGGAGGGGGCTCCAATTGCGCTTGTAGAACCAGGTGCCGCTCTGCTCGCTCAGAATACCGGGAATGCCTTCCCCGTGCAGATCAGTCCATTGATAGACCCTGCCGTCCACGCCGATGGGCAGGTTTTCCAGGCTTTCAGAGTCCACTTCCTCTACGGTGTCCTGCACGATGGGCTCGGTGTATTCGAATTCGACGGGCGGCAGACTGCGGCGTGTGGAGGAGCCATCTTCCTGCTTCCACCCCGTCTGCACGACCTGCTTCAGGAAGCTGTAGACAGGCTTGGTGGCGAGACTGGTGTCGAGCTCGTCGTCGTAGGTGAAGTCGGTGCTGCGCACTACCCCGTGGTAGCCTGGTTGAGCCGCCCTGTCAGGACCCGCCGGCAGATCCGGGATGTGGTGCAGCATTAGCACCCTCTCACAGCGGCGGCAGGTGCGCACATCGAAGCCCGAGCGGTAGCTGGAACTGGCATCGGGGCGGTAGAGCCAGGACTTCTCTGGCTGGCCCGTGGGGTCGCCCTCATCCAGTTCCCCATAGTCAAATCGCACTTCGAATAGCCAGTCCGCGTCGGTGTCCGTCGGCGGATGGGGTAGATCGCCCAGGTACCGGGGTCGCTGGCCCTGAGCATCCAGCAGGGGTTTGAGGTTGCCGTACAGCACCCGCTGCAAGTAACGCTGGGCGGTGCGGCGCGCATCGGAGGCAAGGCCGCGGTTGAGTTGATGGGCCTGCGTGAACGGATCGGCTTGATCTGGCCGGGGTTGGTAGGCCCCGTCCTCTTTCTTGTAGAGATACCGAATACCGTTGCCCTTGTCGTCGCGCGATTCGCAGATCAACCAGGAGAAGATGCGGCTTGCATCGAGCGGGTCGGCAATGCGCGAATTCGCGTCATGGCCGTAGAGCGTGAGGATGTTGTCCTTGGAGATCGAACGCCAGAACACATCGGTCGCGTCGGTGGTGTTCGTCCAGCGCTCGATGCGGGCGAAGAGCCCTTCGATGCGTGGCCGGTAGCGGCGTACACGATACCCGTCGCGTTCATCTTCCTGCACGACGAGGCGGCCGGACGGATCTCGAACCCAGAACCCGTCCGCGTCTCGCTGAAATCCCGCGTGGCCAGCGACCCAGGTGCCGTCAGGGTCTTGCCGATACACCGGCACCGAGTCTTCCGCGCCGGAGAGGATGAAGACATCCGAATCAGTTGTGTCGAGATACTGCGGCAGCCCCTTATCGGTCTTGCGAGTGATTGAAGGAAGGGAAAGACTCCAGCCGAACCCAAACGGGCCGTTGCCGGCGCCAGAATCGTATGACAGGGACAGTTGTGGACCGAAGCCTGAACGGCCCGGCGAGGTCGCGATCGGTACCGTCATCGAACCAGTGCCGGTCACTGGATTGGCGGCAAATTTCTCGCCCATGCTACGGATGGCCCCGCCGCCCTTGGGCAAGTTGATAGCAGGCGGAGAGGTTTGGCCAGATTTTTCTGAGGAGCGGCCGTCACCGTTATCCTGCTTGCCCGCAACCATTCGCATGCCTCGAGTTTCGGTCAACAGTGCTCCACACCGTGCCCGAATCTCATGGATCGGTCAAGAGCATTAATTACGTGTATTTACATGATGGCTAACGCCAAATCAGAGGCTCGCATGTATATTGGGATAAATGATGATTCTGCCGAATGTAGGTCGACTCATTGCCCTCCGTCCCTTTCCATCATTGTGGACTTAGGATCGGTTCGGGCATGCGTAGCGAATCATCCGGACTCTTCACTGGCAAGTGGCGCACTCCTGTTCCGTGACAAGACGGTCCACGGACATCCTCGGCATCTAGCATTCGGAAAGGTATGGTGGTTAATCTGGATTTGATTGCTCTATTTCGTGATACATCGGCACGGGTCACGGGGTGCAGAATTTTCATCGCTTATGCAATTCGACCGAGATTCCAATACACAGCTGAGCAGGAAGCGAGTATCGTGGCGGCAATTCACATTAACTCTCTGGAGAACAAAGTAATGCCTCAAGCCTATGTTCTGCCGCCTATCGATCAACACGCCCTGAGTGTACCCGTGAACATACATAGCGCCTTCTCGCACAATCCTTGACGGTCCTGGGAAAGACGCTTAGACTTTCGCGTGAATCACGAGACAACCCCGCTGCTCGCGACGGCTGAGGAGGTGCGATGACCTGGTGGCTCTGGGCCTTTCTGGGACTGTTTCTGCTCGGCAGCGAGATCGTCACGCCCGGCGGGTTTTACATGTTGTTCTTCGGCATCGGGGCGCTGGTCGTGGGGGCGCTCGTCGGCCTGGGCATGATTCAGACTGAATGGATGTCCTGGCTCCTGTTTTCGGTCTTCTCCGTCGCCTCCCTGGTCATCCTTCGTCCTCCGCTCCGCCGTCTCATGACAGCCGATCGGGGCAACGCCTCATCGGTCGACACTATGAGCGGCGAAACCGCCATTGTTCTGGAGGACCTTCAACCCGGCGCCATGGGCAAAGCGGAATGCCGGGGCAGCACCTGGAATGCGCACAACGCCGGCGACAAGCCGCTGCTCAAAGGACAACGCAGCCTCGTGGATCGTGTAGACGGCATCACCCTGTGGATCAAACCTGAATGAGGTCGCACCATCATGGAGGATAGCGGAATGCCAGGCGGACTCTGGGTTGTCATTTTCCTTGCAGGCCTCGTCCTGCTCGTCATCTCAAAAACCGCGCGCGTCGTGCCGCAACAGAGCGCCTACGTCGTCGAGCGACTGGGCCGGTATTCGCGGACGCTCGGCGCGGGATTCCACATCCTGTGGCCATTCCTCGACACTGTGCAGTACAAACATTCGCTGAAAGAAACCGCCATCGATATTCCCGAACAGATCTGCATCACACGCGATAACGTGCAAGTCGGCGTCGATGGCATTTTATATTCCAAGGTGCTGGACCCGCAGCGAGCCTCTTACGGCATCAGCGACTATCGTTTCGCCATCACCCAGCTCGCCCAGACCGCACTCCGCAGCGAGATCGGAAAAATCGAACTCGACCGCACGTTTGAAGAACGCACCAACATCAACAGCCAGGTTGTGAATGAGCTGGACAAAGCCACGGAAC from Nitrospira sp. encodes:
- a CDS encoding NfeD family protein — protein: MTWWLWAFLGLFLLGSEIVTPGGFYMLFFGIGALVVGALVGLGMIQTEWMSWLLFSVFSVASLVILRPPLRRLMTADRGNASSVDTMSGETAIVLEDLQPGAMGKAECRGSTWNAHNAGDKPLLKGQRSLVDRVDGITLWIKPE